A single genomic interval of Corvus cornix cornix isolate S_Up_H32 chromosome 1, ASM73873v5, whole genome shotgun sequence harbors:
- the LOC104690013 gene encoding complement C1q and tumor necrosis factor-related protein 9A-like isoform X1, which yields MYFFFLKHFSQSHITYLRMKSWIVLLAIVVSTAETQKQDVCTQGYPGIPGNPGHNGIPGRDGRDGSKGDKGDTGEPGVPGSPGKDGVNGEKGEQGINGTVEEKGNKGDKGERGPPGKLGPKGFIGSVGYKGQKGELGLQGQKGLKGDIGPIGPKGTKGEIGYPGRVGFPGPTGPIGNPGPKGSTGGMGPQGNPGVQGERGLKGDRGDKGNVGAPGVLPRSAFSVGLTVTTKFPPPNRPIKFDKVLYNSLNDFNSATGKFTCKHAGVYYFTYHITVYSRNVRVALVKNGIKMLHTMDRYQSGEDQASGAAILELQGGDEVWLQAHQGEAFNGLFADGDDDTTFSGFLLFSTADPLEPLLSPTP from the exons atgtactttttctttcttaaacatTTCAGCCAAAGTCATATAACTTACCTAAGAATGAAAAGCTGGATTGTACTGCTGGCTATTGTAGtcagcacagcagaaacacaaaaacaGGATGTCTGCACCCAAGGGTATCCTGGCATCCCTGGCAATCCTGGGCACAATGGCATACCTGGTCGTGATGGACGTGACGGGTCAAAAGGAGACAAAGGAGATACAG GTGAACCAGGAGTTCCTGGCAGTCCAGGAAAAGATGGTGTCAATGGCGAGAAAGGCGAACAAG gaATCAATGGGACTGTTGAAGAGAAGGGGAACAAAGGAgataaaggagaaagaggacCACCTGGGAAACTGGGACCGAAAGGATTTATAGGATCAGTGGGTTACAAAGGTCagaagggagagctgggactgcaAGGACAAAAGGGGTTAAAAGGAGACATTGGACCCATAGGTCCAAAAGGGACAAAGGGTGAAATTGGCTATCCTGGAAGAGTTGGTTTCCCAGGGCCGACTGGCCCGATTGGTAATCCAGGTCCTAAAGGTAGTACTGGAGGTATGGGGCCACAGGGTAATCCAGGAGTTCAGGGGGAAAGAGGCTtgaaaggagacagaggagacAAGGGGAATGTAGGTGCCCCAGGAGTCCTGCCAAGGAGTGCTTTCAGTGTTGGCCTTACAGTCACCACCAAGTTTCCCCCTCCGAATCGCCCAATCAAATTTGACAAGGTGCTGTATAACAGCCTGAATGACTTCAACTCAGCTACTGGCAAATTCACCTGCAAACACGCCGGCGTTTACTATTTCACCTACCACATCACTGTCTACTCAAGGAACGTGCGAGTAGCTCTTGTTAAGAATGGCATCAAGATGCTGCACACGATGGACAGGTACCAGAGCGGAGAGGACCAGGCCTCGGGAGCTGCTATCCttgagctgcagggaggagatgaggTGTGGCTGCAGGCCCACCAAGGAGAGGCTTTCAATGGGCTGTTTGCAGACGGTGATGATGATACCACCTTCTCTGGGTTCCTCTTGTTCAGCACTGCTGACCCACTGGAGCCGCTGCTGTCACCCACCCCATAA
- the LOC104690013 gene encoding complement C1q and tumor necrosis factor-related protein 9A-like isoform X2, which produces MKSWIVLLAIVVSTAETQKQDVCTQGYPGIPGNPGHNGIPGRDGRDGSKGDKGDTGEPGVPGSPGKDGVNGEKGEQGINGTVEEKGNKGDKGERGPPGKLGPKGFIGSVGYKGQKGELGLQGQKGLKGDIGPIGPKGTKGEIGYPGRVGFPGPTGPIGNPGPKGSTGGMGPQGNPGVQGERGLKGDRGDKGNVGAPGVLPRSAFSVGLTVTTKFPPPNRPIKFDKVLYNSLNDFNSATGKFTCKHAGVYYFTYHITVYSRNVRVALVKNGIKMLHTMDRYQSGEDQASGAAILELQGGDEVWLQAHQGEAFNGLFADGDDDTTFSGFLLFSTADPLEPLLSPTP; this is translated from the exons ATGAAAAGCTGGATTGTACTGCTGGCTATTGTAGtcagcacagcagaaacacaaaaacaGGATGTCTGCACCCAAGGGTATCCTGGCATCCCTGGCAATCCTGGGCACAATGGCATACCTGGTCGTGATGGACGTGACGGGTCAAAAGGAGACAAAGGAGATACAG GTGAACCAGGAGTTCCTGGCAGTCCAGGAAAAGATGGTGTCAATGGCGAGAAAGGCGAACAAG gaATCAATGGGACTGTTGAAGAGAAGGGGAACAAAGGAgataaaggagaaagaggacCACCTGGGAAACTGGGACCGAAAGGATTTATAGGATCAGTGGGTTACAAAGGTCagaagggagagctgggactgcaAGGACAAAAGGGGTTAAAAGGAGACATTGGACCCATAGGTCCAAAAGGGACAAAGGGTGAAATTGGCTATCCTGGAAGAGTTGGTTTCCCAGGGCCGACTGGCCCGATTGGTAATCCAGGTCCTAAAGGTAGTACTGGAGGTATGGGGCCACAGGGTAATCCAGGAGTTCAGGGGGAAAGAGGCTtgaaaggagacagaggagacAAGGGGAATGTAGGTGCCCCAGGAGTCCTGCCAAGGAGTGCTTTCAGTGTTGGCCTTACAGTCACCACCAAGTTTCCCCCTCCGAATCGCCCAATCAAATTTGACAAGGTGCTGTATAACAGCCTGAATGACTTCAACTCAGCTACTGGCAAATTCACCTGCAAACACGCCGGCGTTTACTATTTCACCTACCACATCACTGTCTACTCAAGGAACGTGCGAGTAGCTCTTGTTAAGAATGGCATCAAGATGCTGCACACGATGGACAGGTACCAGAGCGGAGAGGACCAGGCCTCGGGAGCTGCTATCCttgagctgcagggaggagatgaggTGTGGCTGCAGGCCCACCAAGGAGAGGCTTTCAATGGGCTGTTTGCAGACGGTGATGATGATACCACCTTCTCTGGGTTCCTCTTGTTCAGCACTGCTGACCCACTGGAGCCGCTGCTGTCACCCACCCCATAA